In the Anastrepha obliqua isolate idAnaObli1 chromosome 1, idAnaObli1_1.0, whole genome shotgun sequence genome, one interval contains:
- the LOC129236480 gene encoding probable Rho GTPase-activating protein CG5521, whose protein sequence is MFTKKSHADIKKSTGKFQDCKKDSASRLRHLRTILDNVDQEEAKSLFETNYSHVYFILYDTFIQAEANLKQKVHKAHREELDGSLWLLEKILCWLPELLARRWQCHSLSRIMAKLLHLGNSPKLRREGVRYFLLWYQALGENAPSYVHSMYADLIPGLIVPQKGIIGPDLEFSATDFLNHPNMKVDGGTTSVFHDTFSHPVQNSELVALLPPSSNEKSAPPDPRDGLEILLNSMLQTVACLRWRDNRSQKEHKAFAFLLQRFKDIFLPVFCPNFDFTMSVYEPRLELPTMRSVNKKEEVMSSCVVVLINWISHFTHERTMNHRLDNMHINEGHRLRAYQQSLIVRDVLYATRENINFVHEVYRQAFLLNFTTKSQIDAIRTAIAVYRDWMTGTTPPQFLLEPDDNSNGNAVLANNSSAGSTPRSQRLRTPSYVGAMCKENVAVRAGLQNVLQIFVTNAANVFLVNTSHLNIYFPTKSRDYRSTPLHEQTEVCKKVLNVYRTMVMNTRMEPKTWEQLLLVLLQVTSIVLHQNPTGSKSSSLGGILGQAIFQTLIVTWIRAHTNVPVNVQLWEKFLAVLASLTYRDELIIEWDKTIQTLTRVFSRYVYALNLQDLPLDRLAESKGKRRRIGSVWQQSGGSAVSTMKESRDRDNVAERERESNSSRSDEQSNAGGGGGHMHTHQHSLSGGGHVIHTQGGATLRSGHAAAVLTPLLSRSYSEGSLASVARNSRMRSRRQRNTQKIAGAIPTALPTNVEHSLSAMLSQQSTTELSLSSETLSARRFVGSGHAHTIQQHNDMRRAMSLDSVANFGARQRGRKRRQRCSTQGDDDEDLLDGEDNESGADSRSPSPTASSGIEGSSIKDAQIQIDVLAVDSGSLEEGSSGSFLGSERRSIILGGTATGWLPDSTAIMWKRMLGALGDVNRIPKAELHAQVFKHLLDMTTNLLKIKQNQGISTDNQSTPAPPTLVPPIGIVAPWCYGALELDKSFKKGKLLSLQLLCSLAVHGAVSGMHHLPIFYHALHKLLTGEDRDLIYAILKHLEGPRFLSLLLPGHTLLLLDIVHASAILLTSLEANRTTPRAEVASLLGSLLCYPPTLIPRPVLQPSPQIFELMECPDLQDHILNIVLRCARREPSAKARCIALSQLGQWILLKLSQPLQSNGRSRGYFQQAIPHPPGVQPRDIQHNAQFNPRVREALQVLLQALQFKHRTIAIVAVDALKLCAERGRELAAIERMPQLIITAICKALEIQHVTNPKDSDKVVLTSLMLCLGEYCMAFPASLMLAPLNERGDTLILFVLRVLMQIASGAPRHERVKLTADDDFDTHISSDDLQSDGKLPEANYQTSETIQTCISAIKMCAKAIAMHLVTHLGHFPMGIGASRLSSMVEEQDDVTTNTSAGAPSGGSGGGADARRDSVDLPSVLHAQNMQLFMLSSGLVASFIELPALKLPGGGATAGLITAEKQVRVLLRDLNGKACWDASILYSEPRKSFKYLTSDSAASALNAGSIASGERAADSMQRSFNTTPQHRNMSQPMDSLISSMIGLDVLAPRHTLRHRPAGELPLAKDLAPDLDQLDDLLAYIGHTSPECLTNPLAQLNTPGPSPLGSSLEAQTISIILNQRALEQEYVSNLNQQALQSGSSNASLLHHHHDQRSIHSAEQTSHASFESYNTTSLTGRTEIPFQYCRLLFSHLGMAGWERRSRTHLLQRTEKLLRELRNVDQQRCRETHKMAVIYVASGQEDKSSILSNGSGSSTYEMFVSALGWEIDLETHIGFLGGLPRQGCGATAPYYATPFLEVIYHVATRMPSDSPENLLLKTRHLGNDEVHIVWSEHYRDYRRDILPTEFCDVLIVVYPLKNGLFRVTVNRKPEVPWFGPLANESVVSGACLATLIRTTAINASRAKRAAMPLFQQYYEERNRSLESVSSRYKESTTFEDFANRIYNPMPLSTYATLRDSGAAAPLAAALIDHHRSSIKGWVQASIDSNTKELMHTGLAPSASATTTAAMEAATNSSSSPRGARKLGAPFKNVSVPKKSALQTNSTPPESPTLPLRRFK, encoded by the exons TACACAAAGCACATCGCGAGGAATTGGATGGCTCATTATGGCTCCTCGAGAAAATACTTTGCTGGCTGCCAGAGCTGCTGGCGCGCCGCTGGCAATGCCACTCGCTCAGTCGCATCATGGCCAAATTGTTGCATTTGGGAAATTCGCCAAAATTGAGGCGCGAGGGTGTGCG CTATTTCCTATTATGGTACCAGGCGCTGGGTGAAAATGCACCCTCCTATGTGCATTCCATGTATGCGGATCTGATACCAGGTTTGATTGTGCCGCAGAAGGGCATTATTGGCCCGGATCTGGAGTTTAGTGCGACTGATTTTCTCAATCATCCAAATATGAAAGTCGATGGTGGCACTACATCGGTTTTTCATGATACTTTTTCGCATCCTGTACAAAATTCCGAGCTTGTGGCACTACTGCCACCATCATCGAACGAGAAGTCGGCGCCACCCGATCCACGTGATGGTCTTGAGATTCTACTCAACAGTATGTTGCAGACGGTGGCCTGTCTGCGCTGGCGCGACAATCGTTCACAAAAAGAGCACAAAGCGTTTGCATTTTTGTTACAGCGTTTCAAGGATATTTTCCTACCAGTCTTCTGTCCAAACTTCGATTTCACTATGTCCGTGTACGAACCACGTCTCGAGCTGCCCACAATGCGTTCGGTGAATAAGAAGGAGGAGGTGATGTCCTCATGTGTAGTGGTGCTGATCAATTGGATTTCCCATTTTACGCACGAGCGCACGATGAATCATCGCCTCGATAATATGCACATCAACGAAGGACATCGCCTGCGCGCCTATCAACAGAGTTTAATTGTGCGCGACGTGTTGTATGCGACGCGTGAAAATATAAACTTTGTGCATGAGGTCTATCGGCAGGCGTTTCTGTTGAATTTTACAACGAAGTCGCAAATCGATGCGATACGTACCGCAATTGCTGTGTACCGCGATTGGATGACCGGCACCACACCGCCACAGTTTCTGCTCGAGCCGGATGACAATAGCAATGGGAACGCGGTGCTGGCGAACAATAGCTCGGCTGGCAGCACACCGCGTAGTCAACGCTTGCGCACACCTTCTTACGTCGGTGCTATGTGTAAGGAGAATGTGGCAGTACGCGCTGGCCTGCAAAATGTGCTGCAGATATTCGTCACAAATGCAGCGAATGTATTTCTCGTCAACACCAGTCATCTGAACATTTATTTTCCGACAAAATCACGTGATTACCGCTCAACGCCGCTCCATGAGCAGACAGAGGTGTGCAAGAAGGTGTTGAATGTGTACCGCACAATGGTGATGAATACGCGCATGGAACCGAAAACTTGGGAACAGCTGTTGCTAGTCTTACTGCAGGTAACCTCGATTGTGTTGCATCAGAATCCGACTGGCTCGAAGAGTTCCAGTCTGGGCGGCATACTTGGTCAGGCCATTTTCCAAACTCTAATCGTGACTTGGATACGCGCGCACACCAATGTGCCCGTTAACGTGCAACTATGGGAAAAATTTCTTGCCGTGCTCGCTTCACTAACATACCGCGATGAGTTGATTATCGAGTGGGATAAAACAATACAAACGCTGACGCGTGTGTTTTCGCGTTACGTGTATGCGTTGAATCTGCAGGATCTTCCGTTGGACCGGCTGGCCGAAAGCAAAGGCAAGCGTCGTCGTATCGGCAGCGTATGGCAGCAGTCAGGTGGCTCGGCGGTGAGTACCATGAAAGAGAGTCGTGATCGCGACAATGTTGCCGAACGTGAGCGTGAATCGAACAGCAGTCGCTCCGACGAACAATCTAATGCAGGCGGCGGTGGTGGCCACATGCACACGCATCAGCATTCGCTAAGTGGCGGCGGACACGTTATACACACGCAAGGCGGTGCGACATTGCGCTCGGGGCACGCCGCGGCTGTACTAACTCCGCTGCTTAGTCGCAGCTATAGTGAGGGCAGTTTGGCTTCGGTAGCGCGCAATTCGCGCATGCGCAGCCGACGTCAACGTAACACGCAGAAGATCGCGGGCGCAATACCAACAGCGCTGCCCACAAATGTTGAACATTCGCTGAGCGCTATGCTGTCACAACAGTCGACGACAGAGTTGTCGCTCAGCTCGGAGACATTGAGTGCGCGGCGCTTTGTTGGAAGCGGACACGCGCACACAATACAGCAACACAACGATATGCGACGCGCCATGTCACTAGATTCGGTAGCGAATTTCGGCGCTCGGCAACGCGGCCGTAAGCGTCGCCAACGTTGCTCCACTCAGGGTGACGACGATGAAGATCTACTCGATGGCGAAGATAACGAAAGTGGTGCAGATTCGCGTAGTCCATCGCCTACGGCAAGCAGTGGCATCGAAGGTAGCTCTATTAAGGACGCCCAAATACAAATCGATGTGTTGGCGGTGGATAGCGGCAGCTTGGAGGAGGGCAGTTCGGGTAGTTTTCTCGGCTCCGAGCGACGCTCGATAATACTTGGCGGTACGGCCACCGGCTGGCTGCCCGATTCAACGGCTATCATGTGGAAGCGTATGCTGGGCGCACTCGGTGATGTGAATCGCATACCCAAAGCTGAGTTGCACGCACAAGTGTTTAAGCATCTACTCGACATGACTACGAATCTGTTGAAGATCAAGCAAAATCAGGGCATTTCCACGGACAATCAAAGTACACCGGCGCCACCAACACTTGTGCCACCTATCGGGATAGTTGCACCTTGGTGCTACGGCGCACTCGAATTGGATAAATCATTCAAGAAGGGCAAACTATTATCGCTACAGCTGCTCTGTTCTTTGGCCGTACATGGCGCGGTCTCGGGCATGCACCATTTGCCTATTTTCTACCACGCATTACACAAATTACTTACCGGCGAAGACCGTGATTTGATTTATGCGATTCTAAAACATCTGGAGGGACCACGTTTCCTAAGTCTGCTACTACCCGGTCACACACTACTACTACTGGACATCGTGCACGCATCAGCGATACTACTAACCTCGCTCGAAGCGAATCGTACTACTCCGCGCGCTGAGGTGGCTTCTCTGCTTGGTTCGCTGCTCTGTTATCCACCCACACTGATACCACGTCCGGTACTGCAACCGTCACCACAAATATTCGAACTGATGGAATGTCCGGACCTACAGGACCACATCTTAAATATTGTATTGCGCTGTGCGCGCCGCGAGCCCTCCGCCAAAGCACGTTGCATAGCGCTCTCGCAGCTTGGTCAGTGGATTTTGCTGAAGCTTTCGCAACCATTGCAATCGAATGGGCGCTCGCGTGGCTATTTTCAGCAAGCCATTCCACATCCGCCAGGCGTGCAACCGCGCGACATACAGCACAATGCGCAGTTTAATCCACGTGTGCGCGAAGCGCTGCAGGTGCTACTGCAAGCTTTGCAATTCAAGCATCGCACCATTGCAATTGTAGCAGTAGACGCTTTGAAATTGTGCGCTGAGCGCGGACGTGAGCTGGCGGCTATTGAACGCATGCCACAACTGATTATCACCGCGATATGCAAGGCGCTGGAAATACAACATGTCACGAACCCAAAAGACTCTGACAAGGTTGTGCTGACTTCGCTAATGCTCTGCCTCGGTGAATACTGCATGGCTTTCCCGGCGTCGCTGATGCTAGCGCCGCTCAATGAACGCGGCGATACGTTGATATTATTCGTGTTGCGTGTGTTGATGCAAATCGCTTCGGGCGCGCCTAGACATGAACGCGTCAAGCTGACCGCGGACGATGACTTCGATACGCACATCTCCAGCGATGACCTGCAGTCGGATGGAAAACTGCCCGAGGCGAACTACCAGACATCGGAGACGATACAGACGTGTATCAGCGCGATCAAGATGTGCGCTAAGGCTATTGCCATGCATTTGGTCACACATTTGGGACACTTTCCTATGGGCATTGGTGCTTCAAGGTTAAGTTCGATGGTCGAGGAACAGGACGATGTAACAACGAATACGAGCGCTGGCGCACCAAGCGGTGGTAGCGGCGGGGGTGCTGATGCGCGCCGCGACTCTGTCGACTTACCATCGGTGTTGCATGCGCAGAATATGCAGCTATTCATGCTGAGTTCCGGCTTGGTGGCGAGTTTCATTGAACTTCCCGCGCTAAAGTTACCCGGTGGTGGGGCGACGGCTGGTCTGATAACAGCTGAGAAGCAAGTGCGTGTGTTGCTGCGCGATTTGAACGGAAAAGCGTGCTGGGATGCATCCATACTGTACAGTGAACCGCGAAAGAGCTTCAAGTACCTTACCAGCGATAGTGCAGCTTCAGCGCTAAACGCCGGTAGTATTGCAAGTGGGGAGCGCGCAGCAGATAGCATGCAACGCAGCTTCAATACAACACCGCAACATCGAAACATGTCGCAACCAATGGATTCGCTAATATCCTCAATGATTGGGTTGGATGTATTGGCGCCACGCCACACTCTGCGACACCGACCAGCGGGCGAGTTGCCGCTAGCTAAGGATCTTGCACCCGATCTCGATCAACTAGACGAT CTTTTGGCTTATATCGGTCACACCAGTCCCGAATGTTTAACCAATCCACTAGCGCAGCTCAATACGCCCGGTCCCAGTCCGCTGGGCAGCAGCTTGGAGGCACAAACTATCTCCATCATCCTCAATCAACGCGCACTCGAACAGGAATATGTCTCCAATTTGAATCAACAAGCGCTACAAAGCGGCTCCAGTAACGCCTCGTTGCTACACCACCATCACGATCAGCGATCTATTCATTCGGCCGAACAAACGTCACATGCCTCATTCGAGTCGTACAACACAACCAGTCTTACAGGTCGCACTGAGATACCCTTCCAATACTGTCGTTTACTATTCTCTCACCTCGGCATGGCTGGCTGGGAGCGACGCTCGCGCACACATCTACTACAGCGCACCGAAAAACTATTGCGCGAATTGCGCAATGTCGATCAGCAGCGCTGTCGTGAGACACACAAAATGGCAGTGATTTATGTGGCTTCTGGCCAAGAAGACAAAAGTAGCATACTGAGCAATGGCAGTGGCAGCAGCACCTATGAGATGTTCGTTTCGGCGCTTGGCTGGGAAATCGATTTGGAAACACACATCGGCTTTCTCGGCGGTTTGCCGCGTCAAGGTTGTGGCGCCACTGCGCCCTACTACGCAACCCCCTTCCTGGAGGTGATCTATCATGTGGCCACACGCATGCCTTCCGATTCGCCAGAAAACTTGCTGCTGAAAACACGTCACTTGGGCAATGATGAGGTGCATATCGTATGGAGCGAACATTACCGCGATTATCGACGCGATATATTGCCGACAGAGTTTTGTGATGTACTGATTGTGGTGTATCCGCTGAAGAATGGCTTGTTCCGTGTGACGGTGAATCGCAAACCGGAGGTGCCGTGGTTCGGCCCACTGGCCAATGAAAGTGTTGTAAGTGGCGCTTGTCTAGCCACGCTGATACGTACCACAGCAATCAATGCGAGTCGTGCCAAACGCGCTGCAATGCCGCTCTTCCAACAATA TTACGAAGAACGTAATCGCTCTTTAGAGAGTGTTTCGTCGCGCTACAAGGAGAGCACCACGTTTGAAGATTTTGCCAATCGCATCTACAATCCGATGCCATTGTCAACGTATGCCACACTGCGTGATAGTGGCGCTGCTGCGCCATTGGCTGCTGCATTGATCGATCACCACCGCTCGTCTATTAAAG GTTGGGTTCAGGCTTCCATTGATTCCAATACAAAGGAGCTGATGCACACCGGACTTGCACCCTCCGCTTCAGCCACCACCACCGCCGCTATGGAAGCGGCAACAAACAGCTCATCATCACCTCGCGGCGCACGCAAATTGGGTGCGCCCTTCAAAAATGTGAGCGTGCCGAAGAAGAGCGCTTTGCAGACGAACAGCACACCACCGGAGAGCCCAACATTGCCGTTGCGACGATTCAAATAA